AAAAAATAAACTTTTTATAGTGGAACAAAATGCATAGGTCTGCTATAATCTGAAATTTCTCCTCAAAAACCACTTTTAACGGGATACAGGTTTTTCTATATCGGATTTCGGGTATAACAATATATTTGTCAAGCACTAAAAAATAATAATCACAGCTACTTGTTTTTACCGTATATGCCTTTTCTCCTTTGTTTTCAAACCCTTAGTCGTTTTACCACTCGGAACTTCCGTTCTAATTTTATTGGTGGTCGATATTACCAGAACAGATGGTAGATTTCAACGGAATGTACAAGTAATTATTGACATCTATCTATTATAAGAATTATTCTTTAATTATTGGAGGTGTCTAATGGTGACTTTAAGAGAGATAGAAAATGCAATAACGGCCTTAACAAGAGATGATTTAATTAAGCTTAGAGATTGGTTTGAAGAATTTGATGCAGAGTTATGGGATAGACAACTCGAGGAAGACGTTAAGTCAGGCAAACTGAAGATGACATCTGACAAAGCTGTATTTGAATTTAAGCAAGGCCGCTACAAAACTATATGAGACATTATGCCGCCGACTCTTATTGGAATCATTATGAAAATCTGCCAACTAATATAAGAGAACTTGCAGATAAAAGCTTTGCACTATTAAAAGAAAATCCTGCTCATCCTTCTTTACACCTGAAAAAAGTCGAAAACTATTGGTGTATCAGGATTGGGAAAAAGTATAGAGCTCTTGCTGTTGAGATTGAGGAAGGACTTTTGTGGTTTTGGATTGGTACACATGCTCAGTATGATAAATTAATCTGAACTTTTAAGCATGTGAACCATGTTTTTCAGGTAAACCGCCCTTTTGACAAATGTTGTGTCTAACTTTTGCCGGAGACGTAGCTATTTTAATCAATGAATATAATAAAGGCAATACGCCGGACTGGTGGATATTATAATAAATACAAAAGTACGTTCAGATTGAATCCAATTGAAACTGCATTATTAGTGGGTTTGTTGTCTATAAAAGCGAATATTTTTTTGAACATCACTGTAACTGGATTCCGGCTTTCGCTCGGAATGACAGAAAAGGAATTGCACCCTCTTTTGTCATTCCCGCCTCCGAGCGACAATCCAGTCTCTTCTATGCATCTCCAAATGACAAAAAACTATCTGCCGGAGTTAACTGCATAAGCAGTAATTCCATATGAACATACTTTTGAATGATGCTATAAATATATACAAACCCCAAACCCCATCAAGGAAGGAAAATGGATGTCAGGGTCGGCTGTTTTGTAGCCGTGATTTTAACCTTGACATCCTTTTGCTTCTCTCGTTAAAATTAGGCTATAAATAAAATGAAAAAAGCATTTTGATTAAAGCATCCTACCCACTCCAAATGGAAGGGAACTCAAAAAAATTATGGATAAAAGAAAACTTATAATTGGAACACGTGGCAGTACACTGGCCCTTTGGCAAGCTAACTGGGTTAAGTCTGAAATTCAAAAGATACAGCCTGAAGTTGAAGTAGAACTTAGAACAATAAAGACAACAGGAGATAAAATCCTTGATGTGCCGCTTTCAAAAGTCGGTGGTAAGGGGCTTTTTGTAAAGGAAATCGAGGAGTCGCTTCTTGCCGGAGAATCCGATCTTGCCGTCCACAGTATGAAAGATGTGCCTGTGGAGTTTCCAGAAGGGCTTCATCTTGCTGCGATACTTAGACGGGAAACCGCAGAGGATGCACTTATCAGCCGCAGCGGCCTGAAATTTATGGATTTACCGGCAGGCTCAAAATTAGGCACAAGCAGCTTAAGGCGAGCATGTCAACTGTTGAGCCTCAGACCGGATATAGAGATACTCCAGTTACGCGGCAACCTCGATACCCGCATCAGAAAACTCGATGAGAGGCAGTTTGACGCAATAGTGGTAGCCGCCGCCGGATTAAACAGACTTGGTCTTTCAGGGCGAATAACCGAGTCTCTGGAAACCTCAGTATGCCTTCCAGCTATAGGGCAGGGGGCTGTAGGGGTTGAGTGCCGCACTGATGACAACGTTGTAAATTCGATAGTTGCTAAGTTAAACCACAGCGACACGGAGGTGTGTGTGTTGGCGGAGAGGGCGCTCTTAAAAAGACTGCAGGGAGGCTGTCAGGTGCCGATAGCCGCTCATGCAACACTTATCGGCAACGGAATATTGCGTCTTGTCGCCCTTGTTGGGAGCGTCTCAGGTGATAGAATAATAAAAGGAGTTAAAGAGGGAAAAGTCGCGGATGCCGAGACAACAGGGGTTGCATTGGCTCAGGAGTTATTAAACAGGGGTGCAAAAGAGATACTGGATGAGGTTTATGAAAAAAGGTAAAGTTTATTTAACAGGGGCTGGTCCCGGCGATATTGGATTACTTACAGTGAAGGCATTGAATTGCCTCAAAAGTGCAGATGTTATAGTATATGATTTTCATATAAACGCACAGATTCTCAACTATGCCAAAGAGAGCGCAGAATTGGTATATGCCGGTAAGCGCGGAGGACACCACGAGATGAATCAGGATGCCATAAATGCAGCCCTTGTTGAAAAAGCACTTGCAGGAAAATCTGTTTGCAGATTAAAAGGTGGTGACCCTTTTGTTTTTGGCCGTGGTGGAGAGGAGGCCGAGGTGCTGACCGCCCACGGTATAGAGTTTGAAATTATCCCCGGTGTCACATCCGCTATTAGTGTTCCGGCCTATGCCGGTATTCCCATAACACACAGAAAGTACTCGTCCTCGTTTGCGGTAATAACCGGTAATGAGGATGAAACAAAGACCGACAGCAAAATTAACTGGCAATCACTTGCCGGTGGTTTTGACACGCTGGTGTTTCTAATGGGAGTGAAGAATTTATCTTTCATAACGGCAAAACTCATAGAGCACGGCAAGAGCGCCGACACGCCGGCAGCCGTAATTCGCTGGGGCAGCCGCCCTGAACAAACTACCGTAACTGGAGTACTGCATAGCATTGCAGCCATTTCACAAGCTGAAAACATAAAGCCTCCTGCCATCATGGTTGTCGGCAACACAGTTCTTCTGAGGGAAACTCTCAACTGGTTTGAAACCAGACCTCTTTTTGGTGAAAGGATTTTAATAACCAGGCCCTACGGCAAGGACTATGAGCCGCTTGAGTCCCTGGGTGCTGAAATATTTGAATTCCCGACAATTAAAATTGTTCCGCCTGAGAGTTACAGTGGGCTTGATGCCGCCATAGAAAATCTCGAAAGTTATGATTGGCTGATATTTACCAGTGTCAACGGTTTTGATTATTTCATTAAACGGTTACTTGAAAAAAAGCGTGACGTTAGAGACCTAAAGGGCATAAAAATATGTGCAATAGGGATAAAAACGAAAGAGGCTGTTCAAAAGTATGGTATCAAAGTTGATGAGGTGCCGGATGAATTCAACGCAGAGGGTTTAGTAAAACTGTTTGAAAGCAAGGACGAGATAAAAGGCAGGCGGTTTCTGTTACCGAAAGCGGAAAAAGCAAGGGAAGTCTTCCCAGAGCGTATTAGAGAGCTTGGCGGCTACATTGATGCACCTGTAACTTATAAAGCGGTAAATCAAATTCCACATATAAAGAGGCTTGAACGTTGTCTCAAAGAGCGAAAAATCACAACCGCCACGTTTACATCCGCCGCCACCTTCACAAATCTCATGGATTCTATCGGCCACAGCCTTATTGAGCTCCTCTCTGATGTAACCATTGCCGCCATAGGCCCTGTTACAAAAAAAGCTATAGAAAAGAAGGGTCTCACAGTCGGCATCACACCTTCTCGTGCTACTGTCAGCGATATGGTTAATGCTATTGTTGAAAGTAAGCTAAAACAAAGGGAGTAAAGCAAAAGTAAAAATAAGATGTCTTTTTAAAGCCCTCCTCGAAGGAGGTTGAGTTAGAAGTCTCCCTCATGGGAGATTTAGAGGGTGGTTTTTACTGTGTCATACGAATGTTATTGGTACATATCGGACAGCTCAAGATTGTCTTACAATTTTGGCGAGGAAGAAATTATACACCTGTCAGATTAAATATCATTCACTACAAATGTTGTCTATAATTTTTTTGGGTATCATTTACTATGTTTTCCAATTTTTTTCTAAGTTCCGGTATATTATGTTTAACTACATCCCAAAGGATATGCCAGTCTATGCTAAAATACTGATGGATGAGTTTGTCTCTGAGCCCTGCAATCTCTTTCCATTTGATTTCGGCATGTTTCAAGCGAAATGACTCTGAGGTGTTTTTTGAGGCTTCGCCTATAATTTCAAGACTCCGTGCAAATGCACGCATCAGAGTTGCATCTGCAATAAAATCGTCATATGTTAATCCCACAGACTTATCAATCAGGTAATCGGTTTCATCGAGGATATGACGTATAAAAACCATATCATCCTTCAATACGTTCAAACTCCTTCATAACATATGGTTTAATATAAGGACTCAGGCTCTCCTCGCTGAGTACAGTAACACTCCTATTGAAAAGCTCCTCAAGGGAATACACCAGGTTAATAAAATTGGAGTACGTATTATTTTCAAATTCCACCAGAAAATCAATATCGCTGTCGTCTCTTTGTTCACCACGGACATAAGAGCCAAACAGAGCAATTGAGCCCACCTGATAACGTCTCAGCAACCAGCGGTTGGCTAAGATAGTTTCCCTTATCTTATGTTTGTCTATAGTTTCCATATCTTTAGCATAACAAAAAGATGTGTTACTATTATATCATTTAACGCTATAATTTTAATGGCTGTTGATTTCCGGTTATAAAACGGCTATAATAATCAGGCTAAGTAGTACGAGTGAATATTATAGCAAAATTTAAAAGTTTCTCTGTATCTTTTCAAATATATCAAGTTGTTTTATCCCAACTGCTAATTTCAGAATCACCTGTGTTGCATGACTCATACCAAGTTGCAGCCAGAAGTAAACACAGGCGGCAAGGAGAAAGCGACGCCTCCCCTTACAGGGGATTCGAGAGTACGCCCCGGAGCTTTTGACGAAGCCAACGAAGTTAGACGCTTGGTATCACTACTCTTCCCTTACTTCTCAATATATACTTTTATATAAGCTTTTGCTCTTAGCTCTTCAATCAGGGTTTTTAGTCTCTTATTTATTTCGGCCTCGGTAAGGTATTTTTCGACTTCTTTTCTTTCGTCATCGCTTTCAGCTTTAACGTTATGTTCTTTACAGAAGCGTTCTATCTCTTCCTCACGAATGATTACGTAGGAGCGTATCTTTATTTCAATAAACTGAGAGATCAAGTCATCATCGTCTTTGCCGGTTAGCTTCATAGCCAGTGCCATTTTCTTTAGCAACACCCTGTTAATCATTGTGTTTATAACATCCTTCTTGTTCAGAGCAGATGCTTTTATTGCAGGAGCAGAAGACGTTTCATCGTATTTTTTTTCGAACTCGCTGTATGTTATTGCTGTATCATCCACAAAGGCTGCAACAGAATCCAGTAACACTTCTTGTGCAAACGACAGAGTTGTTATTAGCAAAAAAAATATTACAGCAAATAATGTATAAGCCGGTAATTTTAACAAACAACCCCCCATGATTAAAATGCCTGTCCTATGCTGAAATAAAATCTTCCCGGTGATTCATCCTCTTTACGGTTAAGTTTGTGTCCGTAGTCCAGCCTGAGCGGCCCCACAGGGGTATTATACCTGATACCCCCCCCTGCCGTGTAATTAATATCGTTTAAACTGTACTGATGTAACTGTGACCAGACGTTACCGCCGTCTGTAAACAACACCAGTCCTAGTGAACTTAAAATATTTATTCTCCATTCCACATTACTCATTAAAAAGGCGTTTCCACCGGTTGGGTCCCCGTTTGAGCCCCTTGGGCCCATGCTGTCCTGCCCGTAACCACGCACAGTTGTGCCGCCACCAAGAAAGTATCTCTCTATAATTGGCAGACTTACAGTATCTCTCCAGCCCTGCCCTATGCCGCTTCTCAAAGACATAGCGAGAACCAGACCCTTAGTAAGCCCAATGTAGTAATTACTATAACCTGAAATCTTTACAAAATCAGTTTCCGAAAAAAGCACCTTGCTTGCAAGTTTTACATGTATTCCTCCTGTAAAGCCGGATGTCGGCTCAAGCGGGTTGTCTCTGCTATCATAGACAATAGACGGCACTATACTGCTTATAGCAAGGGTGCCGGTATCCTCATGAGAAAGTATTACGTCAGGCTGTACATCCCAGGTTTTTACCAGATTAAACTCGTAGAAAAGCTTACCTTTAAGTAATGGTATAAGTTCCTTTTCCACACCAAGGGTTGCTGTGAACCTCTGTACCCTGTAGTTGATATCCCGCGTATCTGTGTTTTTCTCATCACGTCTTTCGTAAGAAACCGTTGCTGAAAAAGGCAGCGGAGTTTTTACAAACCATGGCTCATAGTAATTTAACGACACCTTGTGGTTTATAAAACTCAATTTGGTATTTAAAGACAACTGCCTGTTCATGCCCATGAGATTTATATATTTAATATCCATAAAGCCGCGGAGACCATCATATTCACCATATCCCAACCCATACTCAACAAGCCCTGCATTACTCTCCTTTACATAAAACACTACATCTTTAATGCCCCCCTCCTGCTCTACAAACTCAACATCCACACTCGTAAATAATCCTGTCTTGTAGAGGTCCCTCACTTCCTCATACACTGTTGTTACATTAAACGGCTCTCCCCTTGTGTGCTTTAGTTCCCTTCTGAAAACCTCCCATCTCACTGCAACATTACCCTTGACAAGTGTGTTGCCAAAGTAGTACTTACTCCCCTCAGTGATATGAAAAATCAGAGTTACCTGTGCTTCAGAATCCATTTCATAGCTGACTTTAACATCTCCGTTTGCGTAGCCTTGTTGTTTTACATATGACA
This genomic stretch from Nitrospirae bacterium YQR-1 harbors:
- the hemC gene encoding hydroxymethylbilane synthase — its product is MDKRKLIIGTRGSTLALWQANWVKSEIQKIQPEVEVELRTIKTTGDKILDVPLSKVGGKGLFVKEIEESLLAGESDLAVHSMKDVPVEFPEGLHLAAILRRETAEDALISRSGLKFMDLPAGSKLGTSSLRRACQLLSLRPDIEILQLRGNLDTRIRKLDERQFDAIVVAAAGLNRLGLSGRITESLETSVCLPAIGQGAVGVECRTDDNVVNSIVAKLNHSDTEVCVLAERALLKRLQGGCQVPIAAHATLIGNGILRLVALVGSVSGDRIIKGVKEGKVADAETTGVALAQELLNRGAKEILDEVYEKR
- the cobA gene encoding uroporphyrinogen-III C-methyltransferase, translating into MKKGKVYLTGAGPGDIGLLTVKALNCLKSADVIVYDFHINAQILNYAKESAELVYAGKRGGHHEMNQDAINAALVEKALAGKSVCRLKGGDPFVFGRGGEEAEVLTAHGIEFEIIPGVTSAISVPAYAGIPITHRKYSSSFAVITGNEDETKTDSKINWQSLAGGFDTLVFLMGVKNLSFITAKLIEHGKSADTPAAVIRWGSRPEQTTVTGVLHSIAAISQAENIKPPAIMVVGNTVLLRETLNWFETRPLFGERILITRPYGKDYEPLESLGAEIFEFPTIKIVPPESYSGLDAAIENLESYDWLIFTSVNGFDYFIKRLLEKKRDVRDLKGIKICAIGIKTKEAVQKYGIKVDEVPDEFNAEGLVKLFESKDEIKGRRFLLPKAEKAREVFPERIRELGGYIDAPVTYKAVNQIPHIKRLERCLKERKITTATFTSAATFTNLMDSIGHSLIELLSDVTIAAIGPVTKKAIEKKGLTVGITPSRATVSDMVNAIVESKLKQRE
- a CDS encoding DUF86 domain-containing protein; protein product: MVFIRHILDETDYLIDKSVGLTYDDFIADATLMRAFARSLEIIGEASKNTSESFRLKHAEIKWKEIAGLRDKLIHQYFSIDWHILWDVVKHNIPELRKKLENIVNDTQKNYRQHL
- a CDS encoding nucleotidyltransferase family protein — translated: METIDKHKIRETILANRWLLRRYQVGSIALFGSYVRGEQRDDSDIDFLVEFENNTYSNFINLVYSLEELFNRSVTVLSEESLSPYIKPYVMKEFERIEG
- a CDS encoding SurA N-terminal domain-containing protein, giving the protein MLKLPAYTLFAVIFFLLITTLSFAQEVLLDSVAAFVDDTAITYSEFEKKYDETSSAPAIKASALNKKDVINTMINRVLLKKMALAMKLTGKDDDDLISQFIEIKIRSYVIIREEEIERFCKEHNVKAESDDERKEVEKYLTEAEINKRLKTLIEELRAKAYIKVYIEK